The uncultured Methanolobus sp. sequence TATTTATTAATTTAAGCTAAAAAGTAATAATTTCGCTTATTATATTATTTTTGTAATATCGATGTGTACGACAAGCAAACTTTAGTTATGTGCTTGAAATCGAGGAAAATACGCAGTTATATTTAAACTTGACCCTTACTTTATTCTTTTCTTCTGTGGTTTACAAATTAAAAGCAGGATGTAGTGCCTCCACTTTGTAAATATAATTACGACTTCTGTTGCTCGTTGCTGGTCAAAAATGAAGTCTGGCTCTACTGTATAATAATATTTTTTGCATTTGTGTGTTTTTTATTGTGCATATTTGGAAAACCGCTAGGTTTATATATGTGCCTAGAATACGTGATTATGTGGAAAGATGAAGTTAGCAAATGACTAAAAGTTGTTAGTAAATGGTTGTGGAGACTTTTACTATCTTTAATAAGTCATGTGCCAACAGATATCCATCTGCTGCATTGCAATAGTATACTACATATGAATGTATGCCAGCGTTGCAGCAGGAAGTCAATCTAGATCTAAGGAGGTAGAATTAGATGGATGTAGACCCAAGCAAAATATTAGTTAGGTATAATGTTGCTAAAGAAAAAGCACAGACACCTGAAGAGATGGCAGCTGAGATGTATCCAAGCGCAGAACCTGCAAATACTATCTGTGCTGCAATCTTTGACGGAGAAGAAGACGACGTAATCGAAGGTCTTGAGAAGGCAATCGAGGGCGGAGCAGACCCAGTAGCACTCATCGACGACGTGCTGATGGTAGGAATGAAGATTGTCACAGACTTATACGACCAGGGTGTAATCTTCCTGCCAAACGTTATGATGTCAGCAGATGCAATGCTCGAAGGTATCGAATTCTGTAAGGAACAGGGTGGCGCAGCACCAAAAGCAAAAGGAAAGGTTGTTTGCCACGTAGCAGAAGGTGACGTACACGACATCGGTAAGTCAATCGTAGCAGCTCTTCTCAGAGCAGCAGGTTACGAAGTAGTTGACCTTGGCCGTGATGTACCAGTCGACGAAGTTATCGCAGCTGTAAAGAAGGAAAGCCCAATGATGCTCACCGGTACAGCACTGATGACAACAACAATGTATGCATTCAAGGAAGTAAACGACAGACTCCTCGAGTCCGGTATCAAGATACCATTCCAGTGCGGTGGCGGAGCAGTTAACCAGGATTTCGTTTCACAGTATGAACTCGGAATCTATGGTGAAGAGGCAGCAGATGCACCAAAGATGGCAGACGCAATCCTTTCAGGAAAGGGTCTTGCACAACTGAAGGAGCAGTTCCACAAACACTAAAGAGGTGACAGAAATGGTAAAAAGATACACATCACTTGCATACAAAGCAGCTGACGATATGATCTTCGGTAAGTCAGTTTACCCGGTAAAGGCAGAACTTGGATTAGAAGTAGGTTCAGGATACGTAACTGGTGAAGTTAACTATGCACCAAGACCAGAAGCTGGTGTCTCCAAGGAGAAACTCGTTTCTGAATACCGCAGACTCACAACTGACATCATGGCAAGAGCTGTACAGGTCGGTTTCCCAGGTATCGCACTTGAGACAGAACACGTAGAACAGATGACCAACAACCCAGACTGGGGAGGGGAAGTCGCACACGTCCAGAAGACCATCATGGAAGAATACCATGAGGAATATGGAATCAAGACAGCTCTCAGACACACACCTGGTGACATCCGTGAGAACCGTGATCTTCTTGCACTTATCGGTGCCAAGTATGACACACTTATGGAGTCATTCGAAGCTGTAGCTGATGCAGGAGCAGACTTCCTGTCCATCGAAACAATGGGCGGTAAGGAAATTCTCGACTACGCAATCCTCAGGAACGACATTCCTGGTCTCGTATATGCAATTGGCTGCCTCGGTTCAATTGACATGACCATGATCTGGGAAGACATCAGGAAGATCGCAGACAAGAAGGGAAGAATTGCAGCTGGTGACACAGACTGTGCACAGGCAAACACTGCAATGTTTATTGCAGGTGGTCTCCTTGACAAGAACCTTGCACACACCATTGCAATCATCGCAAGAGCAATCTCCGCACCAAGGACACTCGCAGGATATGAAGCAGGTGCCCAGGGTCCAGGAAAGGACTGTGGATACGAGAACACAATCGTAAAGGCAATCACAGGATGCCCAATCGCCCAGGAAGGAAAGACCTCAACCTGTGCACACTCTGATGTAATGGGTAACCTTGTCATGCAGTGCTGTGACCTGTGGTCAAACGAATCTGTAGAATACCACGGTGAATTCGGTGGTACATCTGTACAGTGCTGGTCCGAGTCCCTTAACTACGATGCAGCAATGCTCAACGTAGCAACCGAGACAGGAAACGCAAAGATGCTCCGTGACATCCTTGTACTCTCTGACAAGTACAGAGACCCACAGGGATATGTCCTCGCATACGACAACGCATACAAGGTTGCAGAGTCAATCGCAAAGGACGGAGATGACCTTTACCTCCGTGCAAAGAATGCAGCAATCACATGCTGTGACATCCTGAACGATGCTGACAGCAGCAAGCTTGTCATGTCCAAGTTCGAAATCGGTGCACTCAACGATGCAAAGGCAGCACTCGACGCAATGACCGACGAGTCCGACACCTTCATGAGTGACAGTCTCGAGAAGTACAAGGCAGAAGTCGCTGTATTCAGACCAGACGACAACTACAAGTTCTAAATTTAGAACTTGTTTCTTTTTTCTTTTTTTAGTTTCAACATTCACTTACTGTAAAGTTTGTTTTTTCAAAAATACGGTTTCAGATTGATTTATCCTGTTTATCCTGATATTGGATTTCTAAATGAATTTAAAAAAGAAAGTACAGGTTTATTTTATGAATTTTTTAGGATAACCTATACCAGTAATCTGTATCACAGTTTCAACCGGATCATGCTTCCAGTCTTCCGGGGAAAATGTTTTTTTAGTCATCTGCATGTCAAGATTGTCTCTGCTGACACCACATTCTCCCATGTATTCAACAATTATCTGTTTTCCATGCATTTCGGCATATTCCACAGCTTCGCGATAATCTGAAAAACTATTTCTTCCTTCCGGAGAGAATACATAGTACCCTGCATCAAGGTCTTTGATGGATACAGGTCTTACGATAAGTTCTATTCTTCGGATACCTTTTCCAAAGAGAGCTCCGGCAGCATTACCAACCTGGGCATATTCAGGAACGGCAATATCTGCGTCTATAATTCCTTCCATTATCTCCCTGTATGCTACAACCGGTCCGCCAAGGAGAACAACAGGAATGTCAACTTTAAACCTTGCATTAAATTTTCCATCGACAATTTTCTTAATGCCATTTCTTTCAATATCAGGTAGTATATAGTTCATCAGGTTGAAAGCCATATTCCTTGCAACTATTTCCTTTACCCTGATACTGAAATCTACATATGTCATTTTATTTAGTTTTCCAAGTTTTTCAGCACCTATTACCGATGCTTTTGCATCCCATGAGTTATACTCACCAAGGACATGAAGGGCATCCGAGGGTGTAAAACCAATGGGCTGAATAAGTCTTTTCTGTATCAGGGAATCCAGTATGACAGTTGAAGGGTAACGGGTTGATGCTGCAGCGACTTCATCAAGGGTCATTGGCTCACTGCCAATGGCTTTGAGGACTTCAGCTTCAGAATCTTCAAGTCCTTTCGGACTAAAACCTGATCTCATGAAGAATTTTGTAGGCTGGATGTTCCTGTCAAGAACACTTCTCTTGGGAGTTGAGTTTCTTTTAAGCTTATCCAGAAATCCTGGATATTTTGATGATGCAAGACAGAGTGGCATCACTCTCCTTGGTCCGATATGGATTGCGTTGGAACGTGTCCATACATGACTGTCGCCTCCCATTGCAGATGTTTCCATCCTCGTTGCACGGACACGGGTCTTCCATCCTCCAACCACTGCTCCGGTGTCAGAAAGTTCCGGAATGCCATCCATTATGGCTGATACATCAGTACTTGTCCCGCCAACATCTACAACTGCACAGGTGTCAAGCCCTGAAAGGAATGAAGCTCCCACAAGACTTGCGGCTGGTCCGGAAAAGATTGTTTCCACCGGTTTTTCCAGTGCATCTTTCAGACCAACGACCGTGCCGTCACATTTCAACATTAGCAGGCGTGCATCGATCTCTCTTCTTTTGATCTCATCTATTACCGAGAGGATAAATTTATGGGAAATCGGAAGAAGCTGTGCATTAAGGGATGCAGTGACAGCACGTTCGTAAGCTCCCAGGTCCTGTGAGAGTTCATGCCCGCAAACCACCGGCAATCCTGTAATCTCATGCAGAACATTTGTGATCTCCAGTTCGTGTTCAGGATTTCTTATACTGAAAAACGAAGATATTGCAAAAGCTGAAATCTCATCCTTATACTTTTCAGCAAATTCCCTTACTGCACCAATATCAGGTTTTTCGATCTCTTCGCCATTATAACTATGCCCTCCGGAGATTGAAAGTACATGTTTTGCAGGGAAATCTCCTTTTACGGGATGCTCGCCTACAAGAATTAGAGCAACAGGACTTCCTGTTCCTTCAAGTACCGTATTGGTGGCAAGTGTTGTTGAAACCGACACCAGATTTACTTTTTTCACATACTCAGGGTCAAGGGTATCAATCGCATTCTTGATTCCTTCTACAAGACCCGGATATGTTGTAAGTGCTTTCCCTGAACCGACTACAGTTCCGTCAGAGTCCCTTACGAGAATAGCATCAGTATACGTTCCACCAGCATCAATTCCTAAACTATAGTGCATAATATATCTCCTGTTTTACAATGCAAAAGAACCAAAGTTAAATTTGAAAAGACGTGTGAATTGTGCAAATAACCTTTGATCAATAAATGATGTGTTCAGGTTATATTAAAGAGTTATGTTAACGCCGAATACTAAAAACGAAAGCAATAAACGGTAAATTAGTTCAAATTGACTAAAAAAGAATGGTGACATAACCATAGTCACACTATGGTATGTCGATTTAGGGAATTTATGCGTAGTAGTCGTCTCTTGCCTGGACCATTGCCTTAAGGTTTGCAACTGGTGTGTCAGGTGCAATTCCACAGCCTGGTGCGAGAACGTCGATTCCATTCTTAAGAGCAGTGGTTGCAGCTTCCTTGACAGCTGCTTCGTCGCCTGCAAGAAGTACGAAAGGACTGGATACGTTACCGCAGATAGTGACCTTGTCCCCTACCTTTGCCTTTGCGCCTGCGAGGTCCTTGACCTTTTCTTCGATACTGATAGATTCGAAGTGGCAGTCTGCCATCATTTCGATGATTGGGGTTACATCACCACAGACGTGGAGAATCATTGGGCCTTTTACACCATCAGCGAACTTCTGAAGGACTGGCTTGAGAAGCTTGTCGAATGTGTCAGGAGCCATAAGGTCTGGGGATGCTACCGGGTCTGGTACACTTACTACGTCTACTCCTGCATCGAAGAGTGCGTTTGCGTATGCAGTACATGCTTCACATGCGAAGTCAAGGATGGTGTTGAAATCTTCTGGCTTTTTGATGGACCATTTCATGAACTTCTTTACACTTGCAAGGTCGGATGCGAGGGTTACAGGACCTTCCATACCTGCGATGATTGGTACGTCGTCTCCTACTTTCTCTCTGATGATCTTCATTGCTTCCATTACAGCAGGGATTCTGCCTATGCTGAGGAGATCTTCTGGCATTGCAAGGTCGTCAACGCCTTTTGGATATGGGTGGCCTGTGACTGAAGGCTGTCTGTTCTTTGTACCCATGTTGATCTCACAGCCCATTGCTTCTGCAAGTACTGTAAGACAGTATGGAGCTCTTACACCCTCAAGACCGCATTCTTCGTATGATGCGATTGCAAGGTCTGCCATCTTCTGTGCGTCAGTGTGTGCCTCTGGCCATGCTGCGCCTGTCTTATCCATGAGCTCAACAATAGCGGACTGTGTTACTGTACAAACAGGTACTTTGTCGACTTCTTCACCTTTTAATGCTTTGAGTAATCTTTCTTTCATGTTCATAATGAATCCTTCTCTGTTGAGTAGATTTTAGTCACCTTGATTTGCGTTACATCAGATATAAAACTATTGGATTAAAGCATGGGAGAGCAATAAATTACAAAATACCGAATTAATAACATGAACAAACCGGAAATATGTGTAAGAAATGGGTCAAATACAGGTTAGTTTTAAAAAGAGAAATGAATATGTAAAAATGAAAATTACATTTCAAATAAGGTGAAAGCCCATTTATTTCTTTTCATCACTCCATATGGCTATTATCTTATCAATAGCAATATGTGTGTATTTCTCGTCATCTTTGATGGTAAGAACTCCGTCTGCACATGCTTCTACGATACCGTAGAACCTGTCAGGTCCACCACAATAAATATCGATCTTCTTTTGCAGATAGTGTTCAACTATAAAAGATTGCATTTTATTCCTCCTGGCCAGGATCAATCATCCTCTGCCATATTATATTTGATTTATATTTATATTAAGATACTCTATACAGACAACCTTATACATAAAAGCAATTCAGCTCCAGAATCTCTTGTTTTTAGCATAGTTTCTCTCAGCCACCAGTATATCCCGGTAGAATGCTTCCTCATCATGCCGCATTTTCTGTATGACTCTGGTTGCCATCTCAGGTCCCACGCCCCTGCTTGCAAGAGCAATCACTGCCATTTTCCCGTGTGTCATAACGATATTCGCATTCCTGTAAACCCTGCGGATGCGTTTTATATCCTCCTTTGCGGTAATCTTATCCTGTTTTCTGACAAGCTTTATCTCTTCATCTTCCCATGGTTTTAGTGCAGCTACCATTCCTGAATCACAAACCGGACAGATGATTTCATCCGGGACATTTTTCACCTGCCTTCTGGATGTCCATTTCTTGCAATGCACACAGAAAAGAATAACTCTGTCATTCATAATGCGTTCCTTCAAAGCCATTACTATGGACCTGTCAGCTTTTTCCGGAGCCACAAGGTCACGTTTCATGGAGAAACCAGAACTGCCTATCGGTGTTGACCTGCTGATCACAACCCGAATCTCACCTTCAGTCATCCTTGTAAGTATCTCTGTGACCCTTTTGACGTCCAGCATATCATGGAATATCTCTCTGATTACTTCGTCATACATTGCAGTATCACGATAGATCTCAAGCAGTTTCTTCATGCTTATTCTGTCATAATCAATATCCTTGCTCAGAGCACCGAATTTTCTGGCAACATGCACCATCTTCCACTTCATAAGTGAAGTGTTCTTCAGTGTCATCTCAATTATGGGTTCAATATGCTCCGGCTGTATATCCTGTAAAAGCGTTTCTATCTCTTTAGCCTTTATCCTGCGTGGCAATGTCATTTTGATCCTGTAAGGGTCTATCTCCTGAGCCACGCTGCTGCCATATCTTGCTGCAAGAAGTGATGTCAGTACTTTTGCAAGTGTTTCGTTGGCATTATGTCCAATGCACGTGTTTATCAACACTGCATCGCCATCGTTCTCTATAACAAAAAGATGCTGGTCAGGAAGTGGATAGCCGCCTTCAACATGTTCCCTGAGTATTGAAAGGAGCTCTGTCAGGCTTTCAGGGTCAATTGGATACAAAGCAGCCAGTTCTGTGGAAATTTCATTGTCCTCTTTTTCTTCAATTATCATACCTGCAATTAATGAGCGTATATTTGCAACTCCCTGAGCAACCTCAAAAGGAACCGGAATTTCTTCCCCGGTCCAGCTTGGTATTTCTCCAATACCTCTTACTGGTTCCACTTTTATCCTGTTGCGATCACTTATCATCTCAATGACACGCCACATGTCACCTTTTGTAATGAACACAGCACCAGGCGTGGCAAAATTAATAACAAAAGCCTCATCAAGAACTCCAACCGGTCTGCCGGTGACAATATCAAAGATCTCGTACTTTTTCTCGTCAGGAATCATGGAGAGATTATCGTAATAATATTGCCAGCTCTTTCTTCTGCGGCTGATATTATCCGAACCTTCTTCCTGCCAGACCATGCGATAATCCTTGATCTGCGCAATTACTTTCCTGAGAACCTCAATTCGAAGATTCCTGAAAGGATAAGCTCGTTTCAGGATACTGTATATTTTTTCAATCCCGATCTCCCCAAAATCCAGCACAATTCCTGCGAGCTGGTTTGCCACTACATCAAGTGAATTCATATGTGGTGAGATAGATTCAACCTTTCCTTCAGTTGCAAGTTTGCATATTGACATGCTCTCAGCCACATCATCGGCATCCATGGCAATGATAGTGCCTCTGGAAACTTCATGTATCCTGTGTCCTGCACGTCCGACACGCTGCAAGAGTCTTGATACCTGTCTCGGTGAACCATACTGGACAACGTGGTCTACGTTACCGATATCAATTCCAAGTTCCATTGATGATGTACAAATGAGTCCCCGAAGGTCTCCATTTTTGAATGATTCCTCAGCCTCGATACGTGAATCCACAGACAGTGAACCATGATGAACTCCAATTGGCAGTTCAAGCATGTTAAATCCGGCAGCAAGTGCTTCCGCACTCTGTCTTGTATTTACGAAAACAAGCGTGGATACGTTTTCCAGAACAATATCCCGTACACAACGTATGTGTGCTGCAAAGTTCACATCACATGCCAGTTTCTTTGAGAGCGTGATGTCATCATCGGTGACATGTGGGCAAACCACGCTGAAATCAAGAAGTTTGAGCAGGGAAACAGAAACAACAGAGACTTCTCTTTCAGAACCTGCAAGGAATTTTGCCACTTCTTCAGGATTACCAACCGTGGCTGAAAGTCCGATTCTCTGGAATTCTCCTGAAAGTTCCACAAGTCTTTCAAGGCCAACTGAAAGTTGGGTTCCTCTCTTAGAGGATGCCATTTCATGAATCTCATCCACGACAACATGAGTAACATATGAAAGGTTTTTTCTCAGGCGTGAACCCGTAAACATCGCCTGCAAAGTTTCAGGAGTTGTAATCAAAAAATCAGGTGGTTTACGTGATTGCTTCTGTCTCTCGTACTGGGAAGTATCTCCGTGCCTGACCTGCACAGTGATTCCGAGCTCCTTGCCCCACCATTGTATTCGGGAAAGCATGTCACGGTTAAGTGCTCTCAGGGGTGTGATATAAAGAGCTGATATTCCTATTCTCTGCTCCTGGGTTTTAGCAAGAATAGCATGGAATATTGGTAATACGGCAGATTCGGTCTTTCCTGAGCCGGTAGGGGCAATAAGGAATGTATGATCGCCATTAAGGATGTAGGGGAATACTTTATCCTGAGGTTCGGTTGGTTCCTTAAATCCCTGTTTTTCCAGAGCATCCTGTATTCTTGGATCAAATGAATCAAATATGTTAGCAAAACTCATTTTCTGCTCCTTTTTTGTTCCTCTTTCTTTGCACTTTTACGCTTTTTCTTTGGTCTAACCTTGCTTTCCTCAAGTTTCCTTATGTTCTTTAGTTTACCCAGTTGAGTTCCATCCAGCAGATATGCCTGGGCATTATCAATATCAACACCACGTGATGAGAATAATGGTCCCAGAAGATCGTCATGTAATGATTCATTAAAAGCCACTCCGCCACAGAGTTCATTGAACGACGGTACGATTATCATTTCAGGGTCGTTCCAGTTACTGTTATCTTTTTCAAGTTCAAGGCTGCTGAAATGTTCCTTAAGCACCGGAAGATTCAGGCGTGTCCTGATCCAGCTTTGCTCCACCATGGCATAACCAAGTGAATCGGTAAGACGAATAGTCGGGTGGTTGTGTGCGGTTATGATGTACCGGGCTTTAAGCATTTCAGGGTCAGGCCAGGTATGCCCGTGGAAATAACCGACACCATCGATAATGGACCCTCTTGCAGGATGTACAGTTATGTTCTTCCTTTCAGGCAACAGGTACTCGATTCCTCCATCGTGGTTTCCGGGGAATATCTCCACATCTGCATGGTCAGAGAGCACCGAAAGGAAGTACGGAATTTCATCTCTTTCCTGCCACGAAATTTGTGGAACATTATGTTTTACGTCGCCAAGCAGGATTATTCTGTCGGGAGAGGACTGCTTGATGTAGTTGAGAATTCTTTCAAGACCGTATTTCATGCGGCTTGGAATGGAAAACCCGCTTCTGTAAAGGTCCCACTCGATTCCCAGGTGGATATCGGCAACTACCAGTGACTTTGTTTCGTTGCTGACTACAAGTGCAGGTTCATCAATAAGCGGGTCGATTTGAATTGTCATTTTGATTGTATTTGTTAAATCAACTGTTGTCCTTTTCACTCAGGTGGTCGATCTTCTCTGACATTTCAAAGACAACTTTTTTCAGTTCATCGATATCATCATCAAGTTCAAGAATCTTGTTATACATCGGACTTCTGTCATCCTTTATTGCCTGTTCCTGAGAAAAGCGCTGCTTGCTTGGGAATACGTACACATATGCAAACCACATTCCCAGAAATGCCACTATGAAAAGTGCTGCAAGGAAAAGCAGGTAATGGGGAAAAAGCACCCTCATGAAGCTATCACCTGAACTGTAGTACTGCAGTCTGGTTATCATCAGGAAGTTGAGCAGGGAAAAAAGAAACATAGTTTCCCCTACTATTATCAGCAGGCCGCCAATTCTGGTGGACATTTTCCGCTGTTTTGGGATTATCTTTTCGAATATGGAACTCATGAAAGATAATATGACATTAATCTATTATTATATTATGTGGCTTGAGGGACGAATCTTTTTTCCGATACATCCATTGTCAAAATGTCACTTCTCAGTAACTTCCCAGTGACCGCCCCTATCTGCTCCAACTCTCTTTAGCAATCCTTCATCTTTTAGTTTCTTAATATGCCATTCAATACCTTTGTTTGTTATTCCTGTCAATTCGGCCAGTTCAGCAGTTGTTACATGAGGGTTTTGTAAAATTATGTCCAGTATTTTCTCCCTAGTTTTCTCCCTAGTTTTCTCCCTAGTTTTCTCCCTAGTTTTCTCCCTAGTTTTCTCCGGCATTTTTTCAGGGATAGTGTCTTTTTCCAATGGGAAAGTGATCTTATAATGATCTATATCGCTTGAGACCTCAGGTTCTATTTCATAATACGATTTCCAACCTGAAAACATTTTATCAAAGCCAGAGCCTGCATTTTCAGAAAGTTTGATGACCCTGAAGATTTTTGCAATTATGGGGTTTCTAGGCATCGTAAAGTCTTCTTTTATGATGGACTCGATATCTTTTGGCAGGCTGCCGGGATTTAAGAACTCTATCCGGTCAAGGAAAACTCTTATTCTTGGTTTCATAGGGCTGAAATAATCTGAATGCATCAAAAGATTAACAAGAGCCTCACGTATAGCAATAAGCTGGGGCTGGCTGTCCGTGGCAAAGCCATCAGTTCTTAATGTAAATGGTAGGTCTATCTTTTTCATCAGGCGTTCAAAAATGCTGAAATAGAACCGGAATAGATTCTCTTCCTCAGAAAGCCTGTAATTGTATCGGGTCGGAGCATTTGAATATGATGTACCCATGATTTCAAGGTAATCAATTCTAAAATCTGTAAGCATACGGTTGATATTGTCCTCATTCCCAAATACTAACAAACCGCCGATTGTCACTTTTCCGTCTACTATAACCTGTAACTTCTCCAGCAACTGTTCTGTTGATAACTTGTTATACCTGTGTTCAGGATTCACATTTTCAAGATAAGTCCTGTAATCAGAGATTGTCCTGTCATCGAGATCGTCAATAGTAAAATCAGTAAGCTCCTTATCTTTCAAACCGAAAGAAGAATCCCTGTACATCGCATCAATCTCAGCATCCGTTGCTCTCTGGTCTCCGCTGCCGGTTCGTATGAAAGTATTTTTCCTTGAATTGAAGTAGACAGGTTTCTGCCCGGAAGCAGGAATATAAAAAGCAAGTACAATCTTTCCATCGAAATCATATTTTACACTTCTGACCCTGATCTTCTGGTTGAACTTGTCCCCTCGAAGAGCCGTCGTGAAATCCTGCTCGATCTTTTCAGCGTCTACAACACCAACAATATCAAATCCACTATTGTGATGCTTTACTCCAAAAACAAGCCAGCCACCATTTGTATTGGAAAATGCACTCACTGTTTCAAAACTGTTCTTTGGAATAGAGGACTTCGCCTCTTTAACTTCAAAATCTTCCCACTCAAGCTCTTCCAGCCGGTCGAACAGTTCCTTTTTATCCATGTTTGAGTTTCCTCTATATCTTCGTCCGCTGTATGTCAGATACGATATCGTCTTTTTTCCGGTTTCACCGAGCTATTTTCAAGCCTTTTAATAAATTCGGTAGTTCCATCAGGATAGACTTTGACAATATCATCACCTTGCATTCTTGTAATAGATATCCCACAATTGAATGCATTCATAATTGCATTGTTGGATGCATCTCTGGCAATCCTTTCAATGTTTTTTGTTGGAATTTCACGGCTTCGCTTTTTTGGTGTTTGCATTGTAGGTGCCTTGGTTAGTATATTTTGTATATGTAGTTGGGTAATGTTGAATGAAAAGATTTGTATTTGGTTTGTGAAGGTGTTTGCAAAGAATTTTCTTCTTCGTGGGATGAGCAGCAATTTAGAGGTTAAACATACTCTCTTATCAGTTTGAATTCAAGATTGTCTGAGTCAGTAACTTTTAATTTCATACCTTCTGCAATTTCTTGAATTGAATTTCTTTTTAAAAGTATTGTTTCTTCATTCACCATAATAATTGATTTATCAACAATACGGTCAACTTTCAAAATCTCAAATTCATCATCGATTTCAATCTCAAGGATATTCTCGTAATCAATTAGCCAGATACCTTCGACTACAACAAGGCTATCTACTTGACCTTGGAATAAATTAGTTACATTCACTCTGAAAACTTCAACATTAACTTCATCTGCAATATCGGTATCATATATCCACGTTCCATCTGTTTTGTCGTCAACATGGATTACTTTATCTTCTATGAATTCACCGTTCTTTGATAATTCCATCCACACTCTGTCACCACTTACATCAATTTGCTTTGCAGTGAGTTCATACCCACTAGCGAGCTCGAGTGCAGATCCAAGTCTCAGAGTGTACTTATCACCACTATTAATGAGTAACTTTGTTAACTTGTCAGGGGTGTTATTCTTTAATGGAACATACACATAGCCAAATAATTCCATAATGCTATAGGTGTCCTTCCATGCATCAGATTTAAAATCCATCTGCTCAATTTGGGTTTCGTATACAAGTCCTCTTTTCTTAATAGTTCGATAATCGACAAAAGACCCGCCATAAATCTTGAGTTTTTCCTGTGAAATGAACCCAGTAAAGTTAGTTGCGTTCATTTCTATGTACTTTTCATCATCTAAACCGATTATATCGTGAAGGTCTGCACCAGCATATGTTGTGTCTCCCTCATAAACAGTACCAGGTGCTATAGCATATATAGAACTCACCTTTTCGGCCAGTGAGATATTTGTCTCTGTTTTTTTGTGAAGTTCCTCGTCTATGTCTTTTGGGGTAATACTACTTAGGAACAAGTAAGTTTCAATATTACCATCATTAAATTCCTCTTTTCCACTTGACAAAACGGCGATAATCTTCTTATTTTGACAGTATGAATAATATTTTTCTTTTCCATCTTTTTTCAAACTTTGAATCCGTTCATCTCTTTTTCTATCGCTTATTCTAGCAATAGCTTGAATATCAAAAAGAACTTCATTTTTTGTTTTTATCTCATCTATAAAATCAGGTGAAGAGAAATCTAGAATATTCCATTTTATCAAAAGTTCTTCATTATATACGAATTTATCTTCTGAAGATGTGTCTTTACTTTCAAGAGACGAACCAAGGATTCT is a genomic window containing:
- a CDS encoding S-layer protein domain-containing protein, which produces MYKIYRDSPKENASHFNFDIYADSLSKIILNNENETPFTISVNGKWGSGKTTLMRTLKKQLDTSTPTEHQRKVKTVWFDAWKYSECESMFAALICEILEEMERKKLLDKLKSKILIGSKKIDVLKQLSDLAKVLTLGNGPEFEKWVKNTEYEEKLSFYDIFQDYMKLILQTFVLEKTDDIYTDEKGVLVIFIDDLDRCPPNNITAVLESINLFLDQEGCFFVIGTDISIIAKSIEAKYKDVEDFSGIEYIKKIIQLKFDLPLLKENDIEKFMRNELRVDSKLDGYLDIIVKGLKNNQREIIRFLNTINLMRILGSSLESKDTSSEDKFVYNEELLIKWNILDFSSPDFIDEIKTKNEVLFDIQAIARISDRKRDERIQSLKKDGKEKYYSYCQNKKIIAVLSSGKEEFNDGNIETYLFLSSITPKDIDEELHKKTETNISLAEKVSSIYAIAPGTVYEGDTTYAGADLHDIIGLDDEKYIEMNATNFTGFISQEKLKIYGGSFVDYRTIKKRGLVYETQIEQMDFKSDAWKDTYSIMELFGYVYVPLKNNTPDKLTKLLINSGDKYTLRLGSALELASGYELTAKQIDVSGDRVWMELSKNGEFIEDKVIHVDDKTDGTWIYDTDIADEVNVEVFRVNVTNLFQGQVDSLVVVEGIWLIDYENILEIEIDDEFEILKVDRIVDKSIIMVNEETILLKRNSIQEIAEGMKLKVTDSDNLEFKLIREYV